Proteins encoded by one window of Haematobia irritans isolate KBUSLIRL chromosome 2, ASM5000362v1, whole genome shotgun sequence:
- the LOC142224997 gene encoding uncharacterized protein LOC142224997, protein MTTTPLTAFTRATDAVVRFETKFHSLRDDDLTAYRLECHGSEAKSLWEKVKSLFDECLDFVSTQSNATEAVAAADSKYDVAYNCYLNVMESIQRKLDALRAPSKHSAKSPRLEDQTSLLNVSHSRLSEIEKLCHLLKKTSGEAREVVSKFPLTHRSFALAWKALKGTYDNTRLLVNHQLKLLFDLPVLESETSSGLKKLQRGISTCISTMSIYDVATDDWDPILVFLCLQSLPKCTVTLWEQSIKDKSALSSWSDLDFFLTEKIQTLTCLRDIRGIDARPPANKRICSHFTNAKTTRSPTSTPPYSQSSPDRLCVLCRRQHHLRTCSRFHNLSVLERMNIVKRHQCCMNCLSRRHVAANCPSAYDCGKCSRRHHTLLHRDISDSPRATPVVSASVTRDPGVALVDTDQPSISTGIVSGTSSRQVFHTSRTGNVLLGSAMVNIVHQGITYPARALIDPASESSFITEGLRNRLGLSTSSTSATISGVNQSVSITWRELCSLCIGTPLDESLLLETTAYVLPNISGNLPSFSPDRDIVSSMPNLRLADSNLFVCRPVDLLLGADLYPKILLHGTLTNILGSLLAQNTVFGWVVTGPIPSSNISVYTTTVDLPKENSLDETLLHTLGTRRASPTSSLI, encoded by the exons ATGACTACTACACCACTGACTGCTTTCACAAGAGCAACTGACGCAGTAGTCCGATTTGAAACGAAGTTTCACAGTTTGCGAGACGATGATTTAACCGCCTATAGACTAGAATGTCATGGTTCCGAGGCTAAGTCGTTGTGGGAAAAAGTTAAGAGCTTATTCGACGAATGTCTTGACTTTGTGTCCACACAGAGCAACGCAACCGAGGCAGTCGCCGCTGCTGACAGCAAATATGATGTGGCTTATAATTGTTATCTGAACGTTATGGAATCAATTCAACGTAAATTGGATGCACTACGTGCACCATCTAAGCATTCTGCTAAATCGCCTCGGTTGGAGGACCAAACATCACTTTTGAATGTTTCTCATAG CCGACTTAGCGAAATTGAGAAATTATGTCATTTGCTCAAGAAGACCAGTGGTGAAGCTCGCGAGGTTGTTTCGAAATTTCCGCTCACGCATAGAAGCTTCGCTCTTGCGTGGAAGGCGCTAAAGGGTACTTATGATAATACCCGCCTATTGGTGAACCACCAACTCAAATTATTATTCGATTTACCGGTCTTGGAGTCTGAAACCAGTTCAGGACTGAAGAAACTACAACGTGGTATCTCGACATGCATTTCGACAATGTCCATCTACGATGTGGCCACTGACGACTGGGATCCCATCCTCGTGTTTTTATGCCTTCAGAGCTTGCCGAAATGTACAGTCACACTTTGGGAACAGAGTATTAAGGACAAGTCTGCTTTGTCTTCTTGGTCAGATTTGGACTTCTTTCTCACGGAAAAAATCCAGACATTGACATGTCTTCGCGATATCCGCGGCATTGACGCCAGGCCTCCAGCCAACAAAAGAATTTGCTCGCATTTCACGAatgcgaaaacgactcgttccCCAACAAGTACGCCTCCTTACTCCCAATCTTCTCCTGACAGATTATGCGTTCTCTGTCGACGACAGCATCACCTCAGAACGTGTTCTAGGTTTCATAATCTTTCAGTTCTTGAGAGGATGAATATTGTTAAGCGTCATCAGTGCTGCATGAATTGTCTGTCCCGCAGACATGTTGCAGCTAATTGCCCCAGCGCATATGATTGCGGTAAATGTAGTAGAAGACACCACACTCTTTTGCATAGGGATATATCAGATAGCCCTAGGGCTACTCCTGTCGTTTCTGCATCCGTTACACGGGATCCCGGGGTAGCATTAGTGGATACCGATCAGCCTTCTATATCGACTGGCATTGTATCAGGGACGTCGAGTAGACAGGTATTCCATACTTCACGTACTGGAAATGTATTATTAGGGAGTGCAATGGTGAATATCGTTCACCAGGGTATCACGTATCCTGCTAGGGCCTTAATAGATCCCGCTTCGGAATCATCCTTTATTACGGAAGGATTGCGGAACCGACTTGGGCTGAGTACGTCTTCGACTTCGGCTACAATTTCTGGTGTGAATCAAAGTGTTTCGATCACGTGGAGAGAACTTTGTTCACTTTGCATTGGTACCCCACTGGATGAGTCGCTCCTACTGGAGACTACAGCGTACGTTCTTCCGAACATTTCCGGCAACCTGCCATCTTTTTCTCCAGATCGTGACATTGTGTCTAGTATGCCAAATCTACGTTTGGCCGActccaatttatttgtttgtcgtcCTGTTGACCTTCTATTGGGCGCGGATCtttatccgaaaattttattgcacggTACTCTGACGAATATTTTGGGATCGCTACTAGCGCAAAACACAGTCTTCGGCTGGGTTGTCACGGGTCCTATCCCTTCCTCGAATATTTCTGTCTACACGACTACTGTGGACCTCCCCAAGGAAAATAGTCTTGACGAGACACTTCTCCACACTTTGGGAACTAGAAGAGCTTCCCCGACGTCCTCTCTTATCTGA